In Eleutherodactylus coqui strain aEleCoq1 chromosome 11, aEleCoq1.hap1, whole genome shotgun sequence, a single window of DNA contains:
- the LOC136581600 gene encoding uncharacterized protein isoform X2, which translates to MEELMERIKDVVASQGTSWLVKMAEELARPPAAEAGESSNQLVLPSSEEPRGRRARSRPVLPSSEEPRGRHARSNPVVPSSDEPRGRPVRRRNPPARLSPSPVVKRAVPVRSPRTEGARRSGTARSQRGMEEAEPIGRIRVSDGEVEGRDGPTFGVSARPGSGSGEGERLSRSGDGVSAYGAAKIRTPSGRGVTSGERHTAHRPYSRSSLPAPSFPLAMPEDNEADVNIQGAAPDGGGRGVTDWSVWVIGHSYIYWAERRARDRPIGGNLGLNVPVHWRGIRGLQWPRLLQEVLRISSWENDKVILVIHAGGNDLGKIKVAELISLMKEDIYRFKLFFKRMVIVWSDIVARRIWREARDNEAIERVRRTVNFRISKHVQALGGIAIRHWELERRERGMMRGDGVHLSEIGLDIFLSRLQDGVESALLLACGGRSAA; encoded by the exons ATGGAGGAACTAATGGAGCGGATTAAAGATgtggtggccagccagggcactagctggctcgtgaagatggccgaagaaTTAGCGAGACCGCCAGCAGCGGAGGCCGGGGAAAGCAGCAATCAACTTGTGTTGCCCAGCAGTGAGGAGCCCAGGGGAAGACGCGCCCGAAGCCGACCCGTTctgcccagcagcgaggagccCAGGGGAAGACATGCCCGAAGCAATCCAGTGGTGCCCAGCAGCGATGAGCCCAGGGGAAGACCCGTCCGGAGGAGGAATCCACCCGCCCGTTTGAGCCCCAGCCCGGTGGTGAAGAGAGCTGTGCCGGTGAGGAGCCCCAGAACAGAGGGAGCGAGGAGGAGCGGTACCGCGCGGTCGCAGCGTGGCATGGAGGAAGCAGAGCCAATAGGACGCATCCGGGTCAGCGACGGTGAGGTTGAAGGGAGAGATGGACCTACCTTCGGTGTGTCGGCGAGGCCAGGATCGG GTAGTGGTGAAGGAGAGAGATTGAGCAGATCGGGGGATGGAGTTTCGGCCTACGGGGCTGCAAAAATAAGGACTCCGAGTGGCCGGGGTGTTACCAGCGGAGAACGACACACGGCGCACCGACCCTACAGCCGATCATCACTGCCCGCACCCAGCTTtcccttggcgatgccggaggacaACGAGGCGG ATGTCAacattcagggagctgcacccgacggcggaggtcgagggg tTACGGATTGGTCGGTATGGGTGATAGGCCACTCATATATATACTGGGCCGAGAGGAGAGCCAGAGATAGGCCTATCGGAGGCAATTTAGGCCTCAATGTTCCAGTACATTGGAGAGGGATTAGAGGTTTGCAATGGCCCAGGCTGCTCCAGGAGGTATTGAGAATCAGCAGTTGGGAGAATGATAAAGTGATACTAGTCATTCATGCAGGAGGAAATGACCTCGGGAAAATAAAAGTAGCGGAGCTCATTTCCTTAATGAAAGAGGACATTTATCGTTTTAAACTGTTCTTTAAGCGGATGGTAATTGTCTGGTCAGACATAGTGGCCAGAAGAATCTGGAGGGAAGCGCGAGATAACGAGGCAATCGAGCGAGTACGGAGAACGGTTAACTTCAGGATATCGAAGCACGTGCAAGCCTTGGGCGGAATAGCCATCCGTCACTgggagctggagagaagagagcgcGGGATGATGCGGGGTGACGGGGTTCATCTCAGCGAGATAGGTCTAGATATTTTCCTGTCTAGattgcaggatggggtggagtCGGCGTtattgctggcatgtggggggcggagtgcagcatag
- the LOC136581600 gene encoding uncharacterized protein isoform X1: MEELMERIKDVVASQGTSWLVKMAEELARPPAAEAGESSNQLVLPSSEEPRGRRARSRPVLPSSEEPRGRHARSNPVVPSSDEPRGRPVRRRNPPARLSPSPVVKRAVPVRSPRTEGARRSGTARSQRGMEEAEPIGRIRVSDGEVEGRDGPTFGVSARPGSGSGEGERLSRSGDGVSAYGAAKIRTPSGRGVTSGERHTAHRPYSRSSLPAPSFPLAMPEDNEADVNIQGAAPDGGGRGGMLPCFLVGNDRRELLALVKMSVSSTTWRRYNNVWKEWIAAAGGRFPSEERAKAVTLDTLAAMRKKGASADAAKKHLTAVAFLIRLHGSRDVTKDFVFGQIIKGWKKDKVIKDGRRPITFELLNAILEVLGEVCEEGSEAELFRVAFAIAFFAAMRIGELVSASKSRPGGLMYGDVLVDEDCIKIGVRRSKTDVYGVGEWLRIGKLGTKWCPVVLITGFLERHCGTGPFLKHASGLPLTKYQFTAVMRGSLNKLGLNPKDFGSHSFRIGAATSAFSCGMGIEGIKRVGRWRSDAYRSYVRPDLRVFI, encoded by the exons ATGGAGGAACTAATGGAGCGGATTAAAGATgtggtggccagccagggcactagctggctcgtgaagatggccgaagaaTTAGCGAGACCGCCAGCAGCGGAGGCCGGGGAAAGCAGCAATCAACTTGTGTTGCCCAGCAGTGAGGAGCCCAGGGGAAGACGCGCCCGAAGCCGACCCGTTctgcccagcagcgaggagccCAGGGGAAGACATGCCCGAAGCAATCCAGTGGTGCCCAGCAGCGATGAGCCCAGGGGAAGACCCGTCCGGAGGAGGAATCCACCCGCCCGTTTGAGCCCCAGCCCGGTGGTGAAGAGAGCTGTGCCGGTGAGGAGCCCCAGAACAGAGGGAGCGAGGAGGAGCGGTACCGCGCGGTCGCAGCGTGGCATGGAGGAAGCAGAGCCAATAGGACGCATCCGGGTCAGCGACGGTGAGGTTGAAGGGAGAGATGGACCTACCTTCGGTGTGTCGGCGAGGCCAGGATCGG GTAGTGGTGAAGGAGAGAGATTGAGCAGATCGGGGGATGGAGTTTCGGCCTACGGGGCTGCAAAAATAAGGACTCCGAGTGGCCGGGGTGTTACCAGCGGAGAACGACACACGGCGCACCGACCCTACAGCCGATCATCACTGCCCGCACCCAGCTTtcccttggcgatgccggaggacaACGAGGCGG ATGTCAacattcagggagctgcacccgacggcggaggtcgagggggtatgttgccctgctttcttgtgggaaatGATAGAAGAGAGCTGTTAGCTCTCGTAAAGATGTCAGTTTCAAGTACCACATGGAGACGGTATAATAACGTATGGAAAGAGTGGATAGCAGCAGCGGGTGGACGGTTTCCTTCGGAAGAAAGAGCGAAGGCGGTAACTTTAGACACACTAGCGGCAATGCGTAAAAAGGGGGCGTCGGCGGACGCGGCCAAGAAACATTTGACGGCGGTGGCCTTTTTAATTCGGTTACACGGGTCGAGGGACGTGACTAAAGATTTCGTTTTCGGACAAATTATTAAAGGGTGGAAGAAGGACAAGGTTATAAAGGACGGAAGGAGACCGATCACGTTTGAGTTACTAAATGCTATATTAGAAGTGCTGGGAGAGGTTTGCGAGGAGGGCTCCGAGGCGGAGCTTTTCCGAGTGGCCTTTGCAATTGCCTTTTTCGCAGCAATGCGGATTGGGGAATTAGTGTCAGCAAGTAAAAGTAGACCTGGGGGACTGATGTACGGTGACGTATTAGTTGACGAAGACTGCATTAAGATTGGCGTTCGGAGATCAAAAACAGACGTTTACGGGGTTGGAGAATGGCTCAGGATAGGCAAATTGGGAACAAAATGGTGTCCGGTAGTTTTGATAACGGGTTTTTTGGAACGCCACTGCGGAACGGGCCCGTTTTTGAAGCATGCGTCGGGCCTCCCGTTAACCAAATACCAGTTCACAGCAGTCATGCGCGGTAGCCTGAATAAATTGGGACTAAATCCAAAGGATTTCGGATCACACTCATTTAGGATAGGAGCTGCGACGTCCGCTTTTTCGTGCGGCATGGGTATCGAGGGTATTAAAAGAGTGGGTCGCTGGAGATCAGATGCTTACAGGTCTTATGTGCGACCGGACCTTAGAGTTTTCATATGA